A single window of Bufo bufo chromosome 10, aBufBuf1.1, whole genome shotgun sequence DNA harbors:
- the LOC120980476 gene encoding aurora kinase A-B-like — protein MDQRSAKENRSGFSGCNVKSLTSIADGPKRIPVTQQHATQGRQAGSGTAPQRILCSSNMPQRVPIQKPVVPNQKQQTAQPTNQTQPKPTAPIQHPCKPQLVNENKDPTLTSSSVGSDVEKKAAEQNMALATPIPKEEGRKKQWCLEDFEIGRPLGKGKFGNVYLAREKQSKFILALKVLFKSQLEKAGVEHQLRREVEIQSHLRHPNILRLYGYFHDATRVYLILDYAPRGELYRELQRCTKFDDKRSSTYITELADALLYCHSKKVIHRDIKPENLLLGSNGELKIADFGWSVHAPSSRRTTLCGTLDYLPPEMIEGRMHDEKVDLWSLGVLCYEFLVGKPPFEAETHQETYRRISKVEFRYPPYVSEGARDLISKLLKHNPSHRLPLKDVLEHPWIVQNSTKHPTKPENNSGKTQ, from the coding sequence ATGGATCAGCGATCAGCCAAAGAGAACCGCAGTGGATTTTCTGGCTGTAATGTGAAGAGCTTGACCTCTATTGCTGATGGACCAAAACGTATTCCAGTTACCCAGCAGCATGCCACCCAGGGAAGGCAAGCTGGAAGTGGCACGGCTCCACAGAGAATTCTCTGCTCATCCAACATGCCACAGAGGGTCCCGATTCAAAAGCCTGTGGTACCCAATCAGAAGCAACAGACTGCACAGCCGACCAATCAGACTCAACCAAAGCCTACTGCTCCCATACAACATCCATGCAAACCACAGCTGGTGAATGAGAATAAGGACCCCACACTGACCAGTAGCTCAGTGGGATCAGATGTAGAAAAGAAGGCTGCTGAACAGAACATGGCTCTGGCCACACCCATTCCCAAGGAAGAGGGTAGAAAAAAGCAGTGGTGTCTTGAAGACTTTGAGATTGGACGTCCTTTAGGAAAAGGAAAGTTTGGCAATGTGTACTTGGCTCGGGAGAAGCAGAGTAAATTCATCCTGGCACTGAAGGTTCTGTTCAAGTCCCAGCTGGAGAAAGCTGGGGTGGAGCATCAGCTACGGAGAGAGGTGGAAATCCAGTCTCACTTGAGGCATCCAAACATTCTCAGGCTTTATGGTTACTTTCACGATGCCACAAGAGTCTACCTGATCTTGGATTATGCCCCCCGTGGGGAGCTGTACAGGGAACTTCAGAGGTGCACAAAATTTGATGACAAGAGATCTTCCACTTACATCACAGAGCTGGCAGATGCACTTCTCTATTgtcactccaaaaaagtgatacaCAGGGACATCAAGCCTGAGAATCTCCTCCTGGGGTCCAACGGGGAGCTGAAGATTGCAGACTTTGGGTGGTCAGTGCATGCCCCATCTTCCAGGAGGACCACTCTGTGTGGAACCTTGGACTACCTACCCCCTGAAATGATTGAGGGTCGAATGCATGACGAAAAGGTTGACCTGTGGAGTCTCGGCGTTCTCTGCTACGAGTTTCTGGTCGGGAAGCCTCCCTTTGAAGCTGAAACGCACCAGGAAACATACCGCAGAATTTCAAAGGTGGAGTTTCGATACCCTCCTTATGTCTCGGAGGGGGCCAGAGACCTCATCTCTAAACTGCTGAAGCACAACCCTAGCCACAGGCTGCCTCTAAAGGATGTACTTGAACACCCCTGGATTGTGCAGAACTCCACCAAGCACCCCACTAAGCCAGAGAACAACTCTGGCAAAACTCAGTGA